ATGACACCGCCGACCATCTTACCCAAGCATTAAACGAAGAAAAAGAATATATTATCCGGGTAGCTGGTGAAGAACAACAGGTTTTACAGGTGCTTCAATCCCTAGACCATATGCGGGAAATCCTTTCCTGTGGCAGCAAAGAGGAGGGGACTTGTGACTTTATCCTCCATCCAGAAACCGGAACAGAAATTCGTTTTGCTCTATTCCATCTATTAGCGGAACACAACCTTCCATTGTTGGAATTAAAGGATAACGCCCTAACCTTGGAAGAAGTTTTCTTAAAACTGATTGCCCAACAGCCTCCGATTTCAGAAGAGGATGAGGATAAAAGCGCAGTGGAAGAACAGCAAGATGACCAGGTTCCACAAGAAGGGGATATGGTTTTGGAAGATACAGAACAAAACACCTCTGTGGAAGAACCTGAACTGGAAAATATGGAAGAAAAACAAGATGGGGGTGAGCAATAATGGGGGCAATTTTTAAAAAAGAAATAAGAGGTTACTTTTCCTCTGCTTTAGCATACGTCTTTTTAGGGGTATTTTTCTTTTTCTCCGGCTTTTATTTCTTTGCCGGTGTCCTTTATCCAAACTCAGCGGACATCAGCCCAGTATTTGAGTCCATGTTTTTAATTATTATGCTGCTTGTCCCAATCTTAACCATGCGTCTATTTAGTGAGGAATTTCGTGCAAAAACCGACCAGTTGCTGCTCACTAGCCCAGTAGGAATCCACAGTATGGTGTATGGCAAATTTTTTGCTGCTTATCTGGTATTTGCCATTGGTTCCGCCATCACAATTATCTACGCCCTGATTATGGCGATTTTTGCCCCGCTGGATTGGAACAGTATGGTGGGGAATATTCTAGGACTGCTTTTGTTGGGAGGAGCCTTAATCTCCATGGGGTTGTTCATTTCTTCCCTAACCCAAAGCCAGGTCATTGCCGCGGTGGGTTCCTTTGGCTTAATCCTGGTATTTATGTACATGGATACATTTGCGAGCTTGATTCCAATTGACTGGTTAAACAGTCTGCTTTCCCAGCTTTCCTTTATGGGGAAATACCGCAACTTTGTAGGCGGGCTAATTAATATTTCGGACATTTTGTATTTCATCAGCGTAGTTTTGGTATTTAACTTTTTGACCGCACGCACGCTGGAGAAAAAACGCTGGAGCTGAGGTGATTGCCATGAAGATAAAGAAACTATTCCAAAATAAAAAATTCAAACATGGCTCGTTGGCAACAGCGATTACCGCCATTTTTATTGCCATTATTGTGGTAGTGAATATTGTGGTAGCCCTGTTAATCGACCGTTTTGATTGGAAAATCGACTTAACTGCTAACCAGATTTACCAGGTAACAGACCAAACGGAAGAATACTTAAAAAATTATAACGAAAAAGTCACCATTTATGTATTGGAAGAGGAAGAAGCGTTTAAAACCTATTCTGACCTTTACACTCAAGCATACTATATTATTGAAAAATTTGCTTCCTTAAATTCCAACATCACTACTGAATATATTAATTTGACAGAACACCCCGATTTTGCCACTAATTACCCGGATGTGGAATTGGTCAATGGGGATTTGCTTCTGGTAGGGGAAAACGGACGGTACCAGGCATTGACTGGAGACGACCTGTTTACCCAATCCTATTCTGACGATTACCAAACCTCTGAAGTTCTTTCGATGGCAGAACAGTCAATTGATTCCGCCCTGGCTTATATTGTAGGGGAAGACCCAGTGAATGTGGCAATGATTTCTGGTCATGAAGAAATTGACTTATCCTCCATCCAGGATGTATTTGAAAAAAGTAACTACAATTTTAATTCGGTTAGCCTGCTAACGGGCACCATTCCAGATGATACTGATATGGTGCTTATCGCATGCCCATCGGTGGATTATACGGTGGATGAAATTGCAAAATTAGATGCGTTTTTAGACAATAACGGTCAATTAGGAAAAACCGTAACCTATTTTGGAAGCGCATCTCAAGGGACACTTCCAAACC
This is a stretch of genomic DNA from Clostridium facile. It encodes these proteins:
- a CDS encoding ABC transporter permease, which encodes MGAIFKKEIRGYFSSALAYVFLGVFFFFSGFYFFAGVLYPNSADISPVFESMFLIIMLLVPILTMRLFSEEFRAKTDQLLLTSPVGIHSMVYGKFFAAYLVFAIGSAITIIYALIMAIFAPLDWNSMVGNILGLLLLGGALISMGLFISSLTQSQVIAAVGSFGLILVFMYMDTFASLIPIDWLNSLLSQLSFMGKYRNFVGGLINISDILYFISVVLVFNFLTARTLEKKRWS
- a CDS encoding GldG family protein, producing MKIKKLFQNKKFKHGSLATAITAIFIAIIVVVNIVVALLIDRFDWKIDLTANQIYQVTDQTEEYLKNYNEKVTIYVLEEEEAFKTYSDLYTQAYYIIEKFASLNSNITTEYINLTEHPDFATNYPDVELVNGDLLLVGENGRYQALTGDDLFTQSYSDDYQTSEVLSMAEQSIDSALAYIVGEDPVNVAMISGHEEIDLSSIQDVFEKSNYNFNSVSLLTGTIPDDTDMVLIACPSVDYTVDEIAKLDAFLDNNGQLGKTVTYFGSASQGTLPNLEAFLSKWGIQVQDGAIHELDSNMIYQNSLTPFTTVNANDYTSNMPNTSTNILTPYLKPMQEGKADSGITVTTLATTGETCVRQPADADANWQPTNDELQSYAVALAAKKTSGENSSQVVAYASVDMLAFLSEPVVNNGDFVLATFNAAANRENTIQITPKSLTASTLGISSFQGWLLLILFVIIVPVAVLITGLAVWMRRRHR